One window from the genome of Chaetodon trifascialis isolate fChaTrf1 chromosome 20, fChaTrf1.hap1, whole genome shotgun sequence encodes:
- the drg1 gene encoding developmentally-regulated GTP-binding protein 1: MSILAKIAEIENEMARTQRNKATAHHLGLLKARLAKLRRELITPKGGSGGATGEGFDVAKTGDARIGFVGFPSVGKSTLLSNLAGVYSEVAAYEFTTLTTVPGVIRYKGAKIQLLDLPGIIEGAKDGKGRGRQVIAVARTCNLILIVLDVLKPLGHKKLIEHELEGFGIRLNKQPPNIGFKKKDKGGINFTATCAQSELDAETVKSILAEYKIHNADITLRSDSTADDLIDVVEGNRVYIPCIYVLNKIDQISIEELDIIYKVPHCVPISAHHRWNFDDLLEKLWDYLKLVRIYTKPKGQLPDYTSPVVLPDERTSVEDFCLKIHKNLIKEFKYALVWGSSVKHNPQKVGKDHVLEDEDVIQLVKK, encoded by the exons ATGGCCAGGACGCAGAGGAACAAGGCCACAGCTCACCACTTGGGTCTGCTCAAAGCACGTCTTGCCAAACTGAGGAGGGAACTCATCACACCAAAGGGAGGCAGCGGTGGTGCGACAGGAGAAG GTTTTGATGTGGCAAAAACAGGTGATGCTCGTATTGGCTTTGTTGGTTTCCCTTCAGTGGGAAAGTCTACGCTGCTCAGTAACCTTGCAGGCGTGTACTCTGAGGTTGCCGCCTACGAGTTCACCACTCTCACAACGGTACCTGGAGTCATTCGCTACAAAGGTGCCAAAATTCAG CTCCTGGATCTCCCAGGTATCATTGAGGGGGCCAAGGATGGcaagggaagaggcagacaggtcaTCGCAG TGGCTCGAACTTGCAACCTAATCCTGATAGTGCTCGATGTGTTGAAGCCTCTTGGCCATAAGAAGCTGATAGAACACGAGCTGGAGGGCTTTGGCATCCGACTTAACAAGCAACCACCCAACATCGGCTTCAAGAAGAAGGACAAAGGAGGCATCAACTTCACAGCCACA TGTGCACAAAGTGAGCTGGATGCTGAAACTGTTAAGAGTATCCTGGCAGAGTACAAGATCCACAACGCCGACATCACTCTGCGCAGCGACTCCACAGCTGATGACCTCATTGATGTGGTGGAGGGAAATCG GGTCTACATCCCATGCATTTACGTGCTCAACAAAATCGATCAGATCTCCATCGAGGAACTCGACATCATCTACAAGGTGCCCCACTGCGTACCCATCTCGGCCCACCATCGCTGGAACTTCGACGACCTGCTGGAAAAGCTGTGGGACTACCTAAAGCTCGTGCGCAT CTACACTAAACCTAAAGGCCAGCTTCCTGACTACACATCTCCTGTTGTACTCCCTGACGAACGGACTTCAGTTGAGGATTTCTGCCTAAAGATTCACAAAAACCTCATCAAAGAATTTAAGTA TGCACTCGTGTGGGGATCATCTGTGAAACACAACCCTCAAAAGGTGGGCAAGGACCACGTGTTGGAGGATGAAGACGTTATCCAGCTGGTGAAAAAGTAA